Sequence from the Streptomyces mobaraensis NBRC 13819 = DSM 40847 genome:
TCGACGCAGTTGTTCATGCCGGTGCTGTGGCTGCTGCGCCGCCACTCGGCCGCGCGCAGAACCGAACGAGAAGGTACGTACCGCGGTGGTGCGGACATGGCGCCTCCCTGCGCGTCCTCGTGTGGTCGGGCATCCCCGCGGGTCCGGGGCGGATCACCGGGTGCGGTCGCGGTCCGCCGCGACCTCGGCGATGTACTCCAGGGACTCTTCGTGCGAGAGGGCGTGCGCCCGGAGCGTGGTGAACGCGGCGCCGTACGCCCTGAGGTCTTCTTTCCGCTCCAGATAGAGGCTACTCGTCAAATGGTCGAGAACCACCACGTCCAGATCGGCGATGCGCGGAAAGGAGAAGATGACGAAAGGGCCGGTGATACCGATGTGGTTGCCCCGGGTGAACGGGAGGACGTGCAGCCGCACATGAGGCAGGCGTCCTGTGTCCAACAGGTGCCCCAACTGCCCCGCCATCACCTCGGGTCCGCCCACCTCGTGCCGCAGCACCGCCTCGTCCAGGATCGCGCACAGCTCCAGCGGCCGGGGCCGGCGCAGCACCGACTGCCGTGCCATGCGCACCCGGACGAGCTCCTCGACCTGCCGCTCCGGCGGGTCGCCCAGCGCGGCCCGGGTCACCGCCCGGGCGTACGCCGGGGTCTGCAGCAGGCCGGGCACCACCGTGGTCTCCAGCGTGCGCGAGCGCGACGCCTCCGACTCCAGGCTGATGAAGTCCAGGTAGGCGGAGGGCAGCAGGTCGCGGTACGCGTACCACCAGCCGCGCCGCGAGCCGGACCGGCCGTCGCCCGGACCCGTGGAGTCCGCGCCGCACAAGGCCCCGAGCAGGGCCCGGAGTTCGGGGTCGGAGACCCGGTAGGCGTCCAGCAGCCGGGTGACGTCGGCGGGCTTGGCGCCGCTGCTGCCGGTCTCGATGCGGCTCACCTTCGACTGGTGCCAGCCGACCGCATCCGCGGCCTGCCGGCTGGTCATCCCGGTCAGTTCGCGCTGGCGGCGCAGTTCGGCACCGAGTTTGCGACGGCGTACCGCCGGTCCGTACCGCAACGGCGGTCCCTCCCTCGTGCGTTGCACGTCCCGCCGCCCTCCCGAGGGCCGGCCGGGCGGGCGTGCGTACGTCCTCACACGCGTCTCCTGAGTCGATGCGTACCCCTGAGTCAATAGACCATCGATCCGCTCACATACGGTCTGCCGTCGCAGAGTTCACCGCTTCGAGCGACAGATATATGCACATCTCGGTGGATCGCACCCATCACGGGCGTTATCAGTGGCACTCTGACGTGAAGAGCCGCCCGTGGGCCTCTCCCGACCGGTCCTGTC
This genomic interval carries:
- a CDS encoding helix-turn-helix domain-containing protein, giving the protein MRYGPAVRRRKLGAELRRQRELTGMTSRQAADAVGWHQSKVSRIETGSSGAKPADVTRLLDAYRVSDPELRALLGALCGADSTGPGDGRSGSRRGWWYAYRDLLPSAYLDFISLESEASRSRTLETTVVPGLLQTPAYARAVTRAALGDPPERQVEELVRVRMARQSVLRRPRPLELCAILDEAVLRHEVGGPEVMAGQLGHLLDTGRLPHVRLHVLPFTRGNHIGITGPFVIFSFPRIADLDVVVLDHLTSSLYLERKEDLRAYGAAFTTLRAHALSHEESLEYIAEVAADRDRTR